A window of Drosophila subobscura isolate 14011-0131.10 chromosome E, UCBerk_Dsub_1.0, whole genome shotgun sequence contains these coding sequences:
- the LOC117890775 gene encoding ER membrane protein complex subunit 8/9 homolog has protein sequence MCDYKISDRAYTKLIFHAAKYPHQAVNGLLLADKTSKGSLLEIVDAIPLFHQCLHVTPMAEVALMQIDAYAEQEGLVIAGYYAAPENFYDNQIDKAPAVKIADKIQDNFKNACLVLVDNKLVTLEHDRAAIQVYTCAGDSGRWSKAKFTLSQSAQTLEGVSLLLKRGAMRDVIDFDNHLDNPENDWTNDFLNQSLNDLQKLY, from the exons atgtgtgaCTACAAGATTTCGGATCGCGCATACACAAAGCTGATATTCCATGCTGCCAAATATCCCCACCAGGCTGTGaacgggctgctgctggccgataAGACATCGAAAGGGTCGCTGTTGGAAATCGTGGATGCAATCCCGCTGTTTCATCAATGCCTGCACGTCACCCCCATGGCAGAGGTTGCCCTTATGCAG ATTGATGCCTATGCAGAGCAGGAAGGCCTCGTGATTGCCGGATATTACGCGGCTCCGGAGAACTTCTACGACAACCAGATAGACAAAGCGCCTGCCGTAAAGATCGCCGATAAGATCCAGGATAACTTCAAGAACGCCTGCCTCGTTTTGGTTGACAACAAGCTGGTGACTCTAGAACACGACCGTGCCGCCATTCAGGTCTACACATGTGCGGGCGACTCTGGCCGATGGTCAAAGGCCAAGTTTACACTGTCACAGTCGGCACAGACCCTGGAGGGTGTCTCGCTGCTGCTAAAGCGCGGTGCCATGCGCGACGTGATTGACTTTGACAACCACCTGGACAACCCAGAGAATGATTGGACCAACGATTTTCTCAACCAGTCCCTGAACGACCTGCAGAAGCTATACTAG